From the Acetobacter aceti genome, one window contains:
- a CDS encoding LysR family transcriptional regulator — protein MQRGRLIGQQGIFDASQRTLARIPLVSLRQALSVAQHLNFRHAADALGVTQSSVSTRIKALEETLGIVLFERRHRGVRLTEAGRRFVVEISAGIEQIDHAVRTAGAIADGTVGRLAIGLHGSIAAGFLADLRRRYRAAHPAIEQNIVEGPSSHTLAMIREGKLDVAFLVNVDNVPDCHSRHLWSEALVIALPAAHPLAALESLVWANLATESFLVRQGGAGPQVFEHIVRRVAEHGRSPRLQRRDVGRDTLMHMVAAGEGITLTHEAGSHVPFPGIVFRRIVDETEHARFSAVWSPQNRSPALRNLLDLASHMSRMDGLTMQAQTVPSSFPVKIPGHHETGGASL, from the coding sequence ATGCAAAGAGGTCGGCTGATTGGACAACAAGGAATATTTGATGCGAGCCAAAGAACGCTTGCTCGTATCCCACTTGTTTCGTTGCGGCAGGCTCTTTCGGTAGCGCAGCATCTGAATTTCCGCCACGCGGCCGATGCACTCGGCGTTACTCAATCGAGCGTCAGTACCCGGATCAAGGCGTTGGAAGAGACACTCGGCATCGTCCTGTTTGAGCGACGTCATCGCGGCGTCCGGTTGACCGAGGCCGGGCGCCGCTTCGTCGTAGAGATTTCCGCAGGTATCGAACAGATCGATCATGCTGTCAGGACGGCCGGTGCCATCGCCGATGGTACGGTCGGGCGCCTCGCGATTGGGCTGCACGGCTCGATCGCGGCAGGGTTTCTCGCCGATTTGCGTAGGCGCTATCGCGCAGCCCACCCGGCAATCGAGCAGAACATCGTAGAAGGGCCGTCGTCACATACTCTCGCTATGATTCGCGAGGGCAAGCTCGACGTCGCCTTCCTCGTCAATGTCGACAATGTACCGGACTGCCATAGCCGGCATCTCTGGAGCGAGGCGCTGGTGATCGCTCTTCCGGCTGCGCATCCGCTGGCGGCTCTGGAATCCCTTGTATGGGCTAACCTTGCGACAGAGAGTTTCCTTGTCCGGCAGGGTGGCGCTGGACCGCAGGTTTTCGAACATATCGTCCGACGCGTGGCCGAACATGGACGGTCGCCGCGCCTCCAGCGGCGCGATGTCGGGCGGGACACTCTGATGCATATGGTCGCAGCGGGAGAGGGGATTACGCTGACCCACGAAGCAGGGAGCCATGTGCCATTCCCCGGCATCGTCTTTCGGCGGATCGTCGACGAAACGGAACATGCCCGGTTCAGTGCGGTCTGGTCGCCCCAGAACCGCAGCCCCGCGCTGCGAAATCTTCTGGATCTCGCCTCGCATATGAGTCGTATGGATGGTTTGACCATGCAGGCTCAAACCGTGCCATCATCGTTTCCAGTCAAGATACCGGGACATCACGAAACGGGCGGCGCAAGCTTATGA
- a CDS encoding MarR family winged helix-turn-helix transcriptional regulator has protein sequence MDIEAVESALNLLRQASLLERHLDAYFSTQGLSQLRFLILIVLDRENRKASLKSSDIADRLDISRPVMTRTIQALEKAKAVCISEDEFDGRAKVVSLTDCGRSILHNSLPGYYDIIRDFMERNRDSTVS, from the coding sequence ATGGACATCGAAGCTGTCGAAAGTGCCCTTAATTTACTGCGGCAAGCAAGCCTGCTCGAACGGCATTTGGATGCATATTTTTCCACTCAAGGTTTGTCGCAGCTCCGATTTTTAATTTTAATTGTTCTTGATAGAGAAAATAGGAAAGCTTCCCTTAAATCCAGTGATATTGCGGATCGTCTCGATATTTCTAGGCCAGTTATGACAAGAACCATTCAGGCCTTAGAAAAAGCGAAGGCTGTCTGTATATCTGAAGATGAATTTGATGGGAGAGCTAAGGTTGTCTCCCTTACTGATTGTGGACGTTCGATACTTCATAATTCGCTCCCCGGATATTACGATATCATTCGTGACTTCATGGAAAGAAATCGCGATTCTACCGTTTCATGA
- a CDS encoding cysteine hydrolase, with translation MLSPSVQKNDSALVFIEFQHEWLSEEGVLQKRLVIDKECFRKSVIQASRVLETARSVGWNIAHAGLDFSDDREFLLFGRGENKFGLRGAIPKAGTWDRIGSSFVEPFVPRDGEFVVKGRSGASTLKNSTLDPFLRNNGISTIFLMGYATHICVESTLREAHDLGYNAYIVVDACAAFEKNQQDYMLENIVHHFGEKIDAQSLIMHMMGS, from the coding sequence ATGCTTTCACCATCCGTCCAAAAGAACGACAGCGCACTTGTCTTTATCGAATTCCAACATGAGTGGCTGTCTGAAGAAGGTGTTCTTCAGAAGCGGCTAGTAATAGATAAAGAATGCTTTCGTAAGTCCGTCATTCAGGCATCAAGAGTTCTGGAAACTGCTCGTAGTGTTGGCTGGAATATTGCTCACGCAGGTCTGGATTTTAGTGATGATCGGGAGTTCCTTCTGTTTGGTAGAGGGGAAAATAAATTTGGATTGCGAGGTGCTATTCCCAAAGCTGGGACATGGGATCGTATAGGCTCTAGTTTTGTTGAACCCTTTGTTCCAAGAGATGGAGAATTTGTAGTAAAAGGGCGTTCGGGGGCCAGTACACTCAAAAACTCAACGCTTGATCCATTTCTCCGTAACAACGGGATAAGTACGATTTTCTTGATGGGGTACGCTACGCATATTTGCGTTGAGTCTACTCTCAGAGAAGCACACGATCTCGGCTACAATGCTTATATTGTGGTCGATGCATGTGCTGCTTTCGAGAAAAATCAGCAGGACTACATGCTTGAGAATATTGTTCATCATTTTGGGGAGAAAATCGACGCACAATCATTGATCATGCATATGATGGGAAGTTAG
- a CDS encoding relaxase/mobilization nuclease domain-containing protein has protein sequence MGPIRKASPCLHIVLGGTPFEGVWCRDRRRSQFSPRFSRHSCLFLALSGGSAVMSAGDDTRFRPRPGRIRADTPKVGRARSFLTRVRTVTRQQQAASGGSGRTRGGGPSHAPRGEGSIASGRGVRRGRGATFVRARNLSNNWSHRRPGSRRVVVKSRSVRAAGRNGKAAAHLRYIQRDGTARDGERGRLYSGTEDRADGDAFLDRGRDDRHQFRFIVSPEDAGDLADLTGYTRDLMAQVEADLGTKLDWVAVNHHNTGHPHVHVVVNGRDDLGEDLVINGDYLANGIRERASELVTLELGPVTEIEQLRKLVAEIDQDRLTRIDRVMLAEAEDRFLDVRHEPDAPRAQADRTLRLRRLGKLGDMGLATEHAPGVWELSARLEPTLREMGERGDIIRTMQKALRAEGAERDPMSFAIHDAAPAEPIVGRVIDKHLSDELGEELTLVVDGIDGRTHHVSGMDAVRVAEARMGSIVEIGSPDGAGRPSDRAIAGMAEGDIYRPSRHLEQARFEGRVPGGDYDGFVASHVRRLESLRRAGIVERIDPDQWRIPDDFATRAAAHDATRGGRANVRVLSSFDLERQIGAEGATWLDRRLVGGAVSDLVPAGFGEQVREAMEQRRERLIEQGDATRRPDGRVSYRRNLLATLQEREVARVGAELAATKSVPFRVAVDGETVSGKFTGTAQLSSGKFAIVEKSHEFTLAPWRPVIERHLGQEVTGTVRSGAVSWEVGRQRGLER, from the coding sequence ATGGGGCCGATCCGCAAGGCAAGCCCTTGTCTGCACATTGTTTTGGGTGGCACCCCCTTTGAGGGGGTATGGTGCCGCGACAGGCGGCGTAGCCAATTTTCGCCCCGTTTTTCGCGGCACTCTTGTCTGTTTTTGGCGCTGTCGGGCGGATCGGCGGTCATGAGCGCGGGCGACGACACCCGCTTCCGCCCGAGGCCGGGGCGTATCCGCGCCGACACGCCGAAGGTCGGTCGTGCCAGAAGTTTCCTCACCAGGGTGCGGACCGTCACGCGCCAGCAACAGGCGGCGAGCGGCGGGAGCGGACGCACCCGAGGTGGCGGCCCTAGCCATGCGCCAAGGGGGGAGGGAAGCATCGCGTCCGGACGTGGTGTGCGGCGTGGACGCGGGGCGACCTTCGTGCGTGCCCGGAACCTGTCGAACAACTGGAGCCATCGCCGACCAGGCAGTCGTCGCGTTGTCGTCAAATCCCGCTCCGTCCGGGCCGCCGGGCGAAATGGCAAGGCTGCTGCCCATCTCCGTTATATCCAGCGCGACGGCACCGCCCGCGACGGCGAGCGGGGACGGCTCTATTCTGGAACCGAGGACCGTGCTGATGGTGACGCCTTTCTCGATCGCGGCCGTGATGACCGCCACCAGTTCCGGTTCATCGTCTCGCCAGAGGACGCCGGAGATCTTGCCGATCTGACGGGCTATACCCGCGACCTGATGGCGCAGGTTGAAGCCGATCTCGGCACGAAGCTCGATTGGGTTGCCGTCAACCATCACAATACCGGCCACCCGCATGTGCATGTCGTCGTCAACGGCCGTGACGACCTGGGCGAGGATCTGGTCATCAACGGCGACTATCTCGCCAACGGTATCCGCGAACGGGCGAGCGAACTGGTGACGCTGGAACTCGGCCCCGTCACGGAGATCGAGCAGCTCCGCAAGCTGGTTGCCGAAATCGACCAGGATCGTTTAACCCGCATTGACCGGGTGATGCTCGCGGAGGCGGAGGACCGGTTTCTCGATGTGCGCCACGAGCCTGACGCTCCGCGTGCCCAGGCGGATCGGACGCTCCGCCTGCGCCGTCTTGGCAAGCTGGGCGATATGGGCCTCGCCACGGAACATGCGCCCGGTGTGTGGGAACTGAGCGCGCGGTTGGAGCCGACGCTGCGCGAGATGGGCGAGCGCGGCGACATCATCCGCACGATGCAGAAGGCGCTGCGGGCGGAGGGCGCCGAGCGCGACCCGATGAGCTTTGCGATCCATGATGCGGCACCTGCGGAGCCGATCGTCGGTCGCGTCATCGACAAGCATCTGTCCGATGAGCTGGGCGAGGAACTGACACTGGTTGTCGATGGGATCGACGGCCGCACGCACCATGTTTCCGGCATGGATGCGGTCCGCGTCGCGGAGGCACGGATGGGCAGCATCGTCGAGATAGGCTCGCCTGATGGCGCCGGGCGTCCTTCCGATCGCGCGATTGCAGGCATGGCCGAGGGAGATATCTATCGGCCGAGCCGTCATCTGGAACAGGCTCGGTTCGAGGGGCGGGTGCCGGGCGGTGATTATGACGGTTTTGTCGCCTCCCATGTCCGGCGGCTGGAGTCCCTGCGCCGGGCCGGTATCGTCGAACGGATCGACCCCGACCAGTGGCGTATCCCCGATGATTTCGCCACCCGTGCTGCGGCCCACGATGCGACGAGGGGCGGACGGGCCAATGTCCGTGTCTTGTCGTCCTTCGATCTTGAAAGGCAGATCGGCGCGGAGGGCGCGACGTGGCTCGACCGGCGGCTCGTCGGAGGTGCGGTGTCCGATCTGGTGCCTGCCGGCTTCGGGGAACAGGTACGAGAGGCGATGGAGCAGCGGCGGGAGAGGTTGATTGAGCAGGGGGATGCGACCCGCCGACCGGATGGGCGTGTGAGTTACCGGCGCAACCTGCTTGCCACGCTTCAGGAGCGGGAGGTTGCCCGTGTCGGGGCGGAACTGGCGGCAACAAAATCAGTACCGTTTCGGGTCGCTGTGGATGGCGAGACAGTCAGCGGCAAGTTCACCGGAACTGCCCAGCTATCCAGCGGGAAATTCGCCATTGTCGAGAAATCCCATGAGTTCACACTGGCCCCGTGGCGGCCGGTGATCGAGCGTCACCTCGGGCAGGAGGTGACGGGCACCGTGCGGAGTGGAGCTGTATCGTGGGAGGTAGGGAGGCAGAGGGGGCTGGAGAGATAA
- a CDS encoding lytic transglycosylase domain-containing protein produces MQNQTRIVCLLAAGCLVAMVPGVVSAQTIDIPYAAEIAEAARRFDIPATWIRAVMGAESAGDPGAVSLAGAMGLMQIMPGTWADLRSRHHLGRDPYDPRDNILAGAAYLRELHDRYGSPGFLAAYNAGPNRYEASLEGRPLPSETRAYVASVAPTIAGGVDAPVIIAAADRFAWTRVPLFIVQQDRSTAVASVRDMSGIMPRSDGLFVVDGSMGSRP; encoded by the coding sequence ATGCAGAATCAGACCCGGATCGTGTGTCTGCTGGCGGCGGGGTGTCTCGTTGCCATGGTGCCGGGTGTTGTATCGGCGCAGACAATCGACATCCCATATGCTGCCGAGATTGCTGAGGCTGCACGGCGCTTCGACATTCCGGCGACATGGATCAGGGCCGTGATGGGCGCCGAGAGTGCTGGTGATCCGGGCGCCGTTTCGTTAGCGGGCGCGATGGGGCTGATGCAGATCATGCCCGGCACATGGGCCGATTTGCGCAGCCGGCATCATCTCGGTCGTGATCCCTACGATCCGCGCGACAACATTCTGGCAGGCGCGGCGTATCTCCGCGAACTGCATGACCGCTACGGTTCTCCGGGTTTTCTCGCCGCCTATAACGCCGGTCCCAATCGCTACGAGGCATCTCTGGAGGGGCGTCCGCTCCCATCGGAAACACGCGCCTATGTCGCTTCCGTTGCGCCGACCATCGCAGGTGGCGTCGACGCTCCCGTCATAATCGCTGCGGCCGATCGGTTTGCCTGGACCCGTGTGCCGCTTTTCATCGTGCAGCAGGATCGCAGCACGGCGGTCGCGTCTGTGCGCGATATGTCGGGGATCATGCCGCGATCGGATGGGTTGTTCGTAGTGGATGGCAGCATGGGATCACGGCCATGA
- a CDS encoding DUF736 domain-containing protein encodes MPQIGSFTRDKTGFAGRIQTFLGSHEIVIVQAEKSDSDNAPDYRVHRDDEDGPEIGAGWKRTGERAGDYVALVIDDPLLPQPLRANLFRAGSDGGLWSLHWSRPHKRDGRE; translated from the coding sequence ATGCCGCAGATCGGTAGCTTCACGCGCGACAAGACCGGCTTTGCCGGGCGTATCCAGACCTTCCTCGGTTCTCATGAGATCGTCATCGTGCAGGCCGAGAAATCGGACTCCGACAACGCCCCGGATTATCGCGTTCATCGTGATGACGAGGATGGTCCGGAGATCGGTGCCGGCTGGAAACGCACGGGCGAGCGTGCCGGCGATTATGTTGCCCTGGTGATTGACGATCCGCTCCTGCCGCAGCCGTTGCGCGCCAATCTGTTCCGTGCCGGCAGCGACGGCGGTCTCTGGTCACTGCACTGGAGCCGCCCCCACAAGCGCGATGGACGGGAATGA
- a CDS encoding S26 family signal peptidase yields MTRFGYVMATYFAAMGVAVAAIVPVPVKLLWNASASTPLGLYDLTAPNGLKVGDLVAVRPPKPLADFMVGRGYIGRNVPLLKSVAALPGQQVCRVGRTVTVDGVRLGEAQDRDRRRRMLPVWQGCRRIAPDQIFLMNPSVHDSLDSRYFGPLPRAAVIGLATPLYTDPHGDGHFVWHGLFADRLMPFLPNIATETSHAADR; encoded by the coding sequence ATGACCCGCTTCGGTTATGTCATGGCGACGTATTTTGCCGCGATGGGCGTGGCCGTCGCCGCTATCGTCCCCGTGCCGGTGAAGCTGCTCTGGAATGCCTCTGCCAGCACGCCCCTCGGCCTCTACGACCTTACCGCACCGAACGGGTTGAAGGTCGGCGATCTGGTCGCCGTCAGGCCGCCGAAACCGCTGGCCGATTTCATGGTCGGGCGCGGCTATATCGGGCGGAACGTGCCGCTGCTCAAGTCTGTGGCGGCGCTGCCTGGGCAACAGGTCTGCCGTGTCGGCCGTACCGTCACCGTGGATGGTGTGCGGCTGGGCGAGGCACAGGACCGTGACCGGCGCAGGCGTATGTTGCCGGTCTGGCAGGGCTGCCGCCGCATCGCACCGGATCAGATTTTCCTCATGAACCCGTCTGTCCACGACAGCCTGGACAGTCGCTATTTCGGCCCGCTCCCGCGCGCCGCCGTGATCGGCCTGGCGACGCCGCTCTATACCGACCCGCACGGCGACGGCCATTTCGTCTGGCACGGTCTGTTCGCTGATAGGCTCATGCCGTTCCTTCCCAACATCGCTACGGAGACTTCCCATGCCGCAGATCGGTAG
- a CDS encoding DUF2840 domain-containing protein — MTSAITFRALGNALPFARDALTYVELTHIEKRVENWIRFGQEAQEQILDRRRRIFSFHPGSVFAFVRWAANDFGTIASRIDILRAVVPVEPCQTVPFVRPGAEILLRVAGWPKVEQVLRHIDAVEEAGIDACAVSLDHWRHVGNRLNAGEQPRPYTTARHRAWLRRREIVP; from the coding sequence ATGACCAGCGCCATAACATTCCGTGCGCTGGGCAACGCCCTGCCGTTTGCCCGTGACGCATTGACCTATGTCGAACTGACCCACATCGAGAAGCGCGTCGAGAACTGGATCAGGTTCGGCCAAGAGGCTCAGGAACAGATCCTCGACCGACGCCGCCGGATCTTTTCCTTCCATCCCGGTAGCGTCTTCGCTTTCGTCCGCTGGGCGGCCAATGATTTCGGCACGATCGCATCGCGCATCGACATCCTGCGCGCCGTGGTGCCGGTAGAACCCTGCCAGACGGTGCCTTTCGTCCGGCCGGGCGCCGAAATCCTGTTGCGGGTTGCAGGCTGGCCGAAGGTCGAACAGGTGCTCCGTCATATCGATGCGGTGGAAGAGGCCGGCATCGACGCCTGCGCGGTTTCGCTGGATCACTGGCGGCATGTCGGCAACCGGCTGAACGCGGGTGAGCAACCGCGCCCCTACACGACGGCACGTCATCGGGCCTGGCTCAGACGGCGGGAGATCGTGCCATGA
- a CDS encoding replication initiator protein A: protein MAGVMPQRGQRGRESERLRLDPFVIAGGDASPRDQRDLMERPFFSLSKAKRIAPILYEAGGQRVEIHGLAEHGMATIWDADVLIWAASQIVEAENAGLRTSRFLRFTPYQLLTAVGRATGARDYRLLKAAFARLQSTVIRTTIRNGESWRRHQFSWINEWEERTTRDGRVEGMECVLPDWFYRGVIDRSLVLTIDPAYFRLTGGIERWLYRVARKHAGHQPQGWLFEILHLHEKSGSLARVSDFALDLRRIAARQSLPGYRLAIRREGRRKLLHIRPVNLSTVPVDDGVDGHGISGAETIGTSGASLSGFQAHEPQLSLWPETRNRALNLESNLDSNFLMLGRPDVDRGAGAADRPGDPHTCGLSPMPGDGP from the coding sequence ATGGCCGGCGTCATGCCGCAGCGCGGCCAGCGGGGGCGGGAGAGTGAGCGGCTTCGCCTCGACCCCTTCGTGATCGCGGGTGGCGATGCCAGTCCCCGCGACCAGCGCGACCTGATGGAGCGGCCGTTCTTTTCGCTCTCCAAGGCAAAGCGGATCGCCCCGATCCTCTACGAGGCCGGCGGCCAGAGGGTCGAGATTCACGGCCTGGCCGAACACGGCATGGCGACCATCTGGGATGCCGATGTGCTGATCTGGGCCGCCAGCCAGATTGTCGAGGCCGAGAATGCCGGCCTCCGGACATCCCGTTTTCTGCGCTTCACCCCGTACCAGCTTCTGACGGCCGTCGGCCGTGCCACAGGCGCGCGGGACTATCGCCTGCTCAAGGCCGCGTTCGCCCGGCTGCAATCGACCGTGATCCGCACCACCATCCGCAACGGCGAGTCGTGGCGCCGGCACCAGTTCTCCTGGATCAACGAATGGGAGGAACGGACGACCCGCGACGGTCGTGTCGAAGGTATGGAGTGCGTTCTGCCAGACTGGTTCTATCGCGGCGTCATCGATCGCTCGCTGGTCCTGACCATCGACCCGGCCTATTTCCGTCTGACCGGGGGTATCGAGCGCTGGCTCTACCGCGTCGCCCGCAAACATGCTGGGCACCAGCCGCAGGGCTGGCTGTTCGAGATTCTCCATCTCCACGAAAAATCCGGCAGCCTGGCGCGTGTCTCTGATTTCGCGCTCGACCTGCGTCGCATCGCTGCCCGCCAGTCGCTTCCCGGTTATCGCCTCGCGATCCGGCGCGAGGGGCGGCGGAAACTGCTGCATATTCGCCCCGTCAATTTATCCACAGTGCCTGTGGATGACGGTGTGGATGGACACGGGATTTCGGGCGCAGAGACTATCGGGACTTCGGGCGCATCACTATCGGGATTTCAGGCGCACGAACCCCAGCTAAGCCTTTGGCCTGAAACGCGGAATCGCGCTCTTAACTTAGAGTCTAACTTAGACTCTAACTTTTTGATGTTGGGGCGACCGGATGTCGACCGTGGTGCCGGTGCCGCCGACAGGCCGGGCGATCCGCACACGTGTGGTCTTTCTCCCATGCCGGGAGATGGGCCATGA
- a CDS encoding AlpA family transcriptional regulator, with amino-acid sequence MLDPKTGLPPRFLRTPDAARFLGISIRTLEKHRTYGTGPTYRKIGGRIVYTLADLQGWTENGVRRSTTDETPCRVFPARPLTPAEKATL; translated from the coding sequence ATGCTCGATCCCAAGACGGGGTTGCCGCCCCGTTTCCTGCGCACGCCCGATGCGGCGCGTTTCCTCGGCATTTCCATCCGCACGCTGGAAAAACATCGCACCTACGGCACCGGTCCGACCTATCGCAAGATCGGCGGCCGCATCGTTTATACCCTCGCAGACCTTCAGGGGTGGACTGAGAACGGCGTCCGCCGGTCCACGACGGACGAGACACCCTGCCGCGTCTTTCCGGCCCGCCCACTGACCCCGGCCGAAAAGGCGACCCTCTGA
- a CDS encoding HEPN domain-containing protein: MSQSLCDFSNQVKTVDQLINIHRNLRSGRGRRYEQDALYKAGVVMIVACWQAYIENITQEALNIIERSINNPQALPPTWAVQIFNSKKSEIRNAIKKFNTPDDVRVRDLLSNSFDFNPWLNWAWRSGPRQWTEKQTRSRTNQWLQVRHSVAHGFSLPSDIPWIQGNNNVPRLTLNLLEECKKHFVFLANKTDSGFQTHLIARYLIANPW, translated from the coding sequence ATGTCTCAATCTCTATGTGATTTTTCGAATCAAGTAAAAACAGTAGATCAATTAATAAATATACATAGAAATTTGCGGAGTGGTCGAGGGCGTCGCTATGAACAAGATGCATTATATAAAGCAGGGGTGGTAATGATCGTTGCTTGTTGGCAAGCGTATATTGAAAACATTACACAAGAAGCTTTGAATATTATTGAACGTAGTATCAATAACCCTCAGGCTCTGCCACCAACGTGGGCAGTTCAAATTTTTAATAGCAAGAAATCTGAAATACGAAATGCGATTAAAAAATTTAACACGCCAGATGATGTTAGAGTTAGAGACTTACTCTCTAATTCTTTTGATTTTAATCCTTGGTTAAATTGGGCATGGAGATCCGGCCCACGACAATGGACAGAGAAACAAACACGTTCCCGGACCAACCAGTGGCTACAAGTACGTCATTCGGTAGCTCACGGGTTTAGCCTGCCGTCCGATATTCCTTGGATTCAGGGAAACAATAACGTTCCGCGTCTTACCTTGAATTTACTAGAAGAATGCAAGAAGCACTTTGTCTTTCTTGCAAATAAAACGGACAGTGGATTCCAAACGCATCTTATTGCACGCTACTTGATAGCAAACCCGTGGTGA
- a CDS encoding helix-turn-helix domain-containing protein — MFSRSDEGGEYLVLRGMPTIMIGHREAGERPLNGIVDPDAVAAACLLRRRLLSGTPKIASEPDILAAVLLHHFTSGKVAAPWITAARLAAIDRLIDRHMGERLEVARLAAELELSVGFLVRAFRQSLGVTPHRYLMERRLARARQLLDARCPIADTATECGFADQAHLTRCMKRSVGVTPAFYGRMAK; from the coding sequence GTGTTTTCCCGTTCGGACGAAGGCGGTGAATACCTCGTCCTGCGCGGTATGCCGACTATCATGATAGGGCATCGGGAGGCCGGGGAGCGGCCTTTGAACGGAATTGTCGACCCGGACGCCGTGGCGGCCGCCTGTTTATTGCGGCGCAGGCTGCTCTCCGGGACACCGAAAATCGCATCGGAGCCGGATATCCTTGCCGCCGTCCTCCTCCATCATTTTACTTCAGGAAAAGTTGCGGCTCCGTGGATCACGGCGGCTCGTCTGGCCGCGATTGACAGGTTGATCGACCGTCACATGGGCGAACGGCTGGAGGTTGCCCGACTGGCGGCGGAGCTTGAATTGTCCGTTGGATTTCTGGTGCGGGCTTTCAGGCAAAGCCTCGGCGTAACGCCGCATCGCTATCTCATGGAACGACGCCTGGCCCGTGCTCGACAACTCTTGGACGCCCGGTGTCCTATTGCGGACACCGCCACGGAATGCGGGTTCGCCGATCAGGCGCATCTGACACGCTGTATGAAGCGTTCCGTCGGCGTCACTCCCGCGTTCTACGGTCGTATGGCAAAATGA
- a CDS encoding aspartate/glutamate racemase family protein — MLGTQDNVLGRRRKERALPVPIADRQREDNWSALAEQLGRAGQHLKRSGAEALLICSNTMHCLHEPIELATGVPTLHIADTTGEALQRAGCKHPALLATRFTMEGTFYTQRLRDLFGITAMIPDEEARSGIHRIIYEELCRGVIRDESRAYYRDVIKQMKIEGADSVILGCTEITMLITQDDTDLPVFDTTAIHAEAGVSWILG, encoded by the coding sequence GTGCTCGGCACCCAGGACAACGTGTTGGGACGCCGCAGGAAGGAGCGCGCCTTGCCGGTGCCGATCGCGGACCGCCAACGTGAAGATAACTGGTCGGCGCTGGCGGAACAATTAGGCCGGGCCGGTCAGCACTTGAAACGGTCAGGCGCTGAGGCGCTGCTGATCTGTAGCAACACCATGCACTGTCTTCATGAGCCCATCGAATTGGCGACCGGAGTCCCGACACTGCATATCGCGGACACAACCGGTGAAGCGTTGCAACGCGCCGGGTGTAAACACCCCGCGCTTCTTGCGACCCGTTTCACCATGGAAGGCACGTTCTACACGCAACGGCTGCGCGATCTGTTCGGTATCACGGCCATGATTCCCGATGAGGAAGCGCGGAGCGGCATTCATCGCATTATCTATGAAGAACTTTGCCGTGGTGTCATACGCGACGAAAGCCGGGCCTATTATCGTGACGTCATCAAACAAATGAAAATAGAAGGAGCCGACAGCGTCATTTTGGGATGCACGGAAATCACCATGCTGATCACGCAGGATGATACCGATCTGCCGGTTTTTGATACCACGGCGATTCACGCCGAGGCAGGCGTTTCCTGGATACTGGGCTGA
- a CDS encoding DUF2285 domain-containing protein, translating to MPINLAELPDLVARLDDGDAWHGFWPSRASAHQFWLPTSPANGRATYVVILPLDKLLELRAEAVLRLWRALVGRPEGRWAHDFPQQTRDRHILMLRALDGRAAGASYRKLAEALLGFCGRKADWESDPRKNQVRRLVADGRYYVRGGYRDLLRYSIRLSDR from the coding sequence ATGCCGATCAATCTCGCGGAATTACCAGACCTCGTCGCGCGACTGGATGACGGTGATGCATGGCACGGTTTTTGGCCGTCCAGAGCGTCGGCACATCAGTTCTGGCTCCCGACAAGTCCAGCGAATGGACGCGCCACCTATGTCGTGATCCTGCCGCTCGATAAGCTGCTGGAGCTTCGCGCGGAGGCCGTGCTGCGTTTATGGCGCGCGCTGGTCGGTCGGCCTGAGGGCAGGTGGGCGCATGATTTCCCGCAGCAGACGCGGGACCGGCATATCCTGATGCTCAGGGCGTTGGATGGGAGAGCGGCTGGCGCGAGCTATCGCAAGCTTGCTGAGGCATTGCTTGGGTTTTGTGGCAGGAAGGCCGATTGGGAAAGCGATCCTCGCAAGAACCAGGTTCGGCGTCTCGTTGCCGATGGTCGGTATTATGTTCGTGGGGGTTACCGTGATCTTTTGCGCTATTCGATCCGACTGTCTGATCGTTGA